Proteins encoded in a region of the Panicum hallii strain FIL2 chromosome 3, PHallii_v3.1, whole genome shotgun sequence genome:
- the LOC112886000 gene encoding CBL-interacting protein kinase 32-like codes for MSTTKVKRRVGKYELGRTIGEGTFAKVRFAKNTETGEPVAIKILDKEKVLKHKMVEQIKREISTMKLIKHPNVVRIYEVMGSKTKIYIVLEYATGGELFDIIANHGRMREDEARRYFQQLINAVDYCHSRGVYHRDLKPENLLLDSYGNLKVSDFGLSALSQQIKDDGLLHTTCGTPNYVAPEVLEDQGYDGAMADLWSCGVILFVLLAGYLPFEDSNLMTLYKKISNAEFTFPPWTSFPAKRLLTRILDPNPMTRITISEILEDEWFKKGYKRPEFDEKYDTTLDDVDAVFNDSEEHHVTEKKEEEPVALNAFELISMSAGLNLGNLFDAEQEFKRETRFTSKCPPKEIVRKIEEAAKPLGFDVQKKNYKLRLEKVKAGRKGNLNVATEILQVAPSLHMVEVRKAKGDTLEFHKFYKNLSKTLKDVVWKSEDLQMQPAA; via the exons ATGAGTACAACCAAGGTGAAGAGACGTGTGGGGAAGTATGAGCTCGGTCGGACCATAGGTGAAGGCACATTTGCTAAGGTCAGGTTCGCAAAGAACACTGAGACAGGCGAACCGGTAGCTATCAAGATCCTAGATAAGGAGAAGGTCCTCAAGCACAAGATGGTTGAGCAG ATTAAGCGGGAAATTTCGACAATGAAGTTGATCAAGCATCCTAATGTTGTTCGCATATACGAG GTGATGGGAAGTAAAACAAAGATCTACATTGTGTTAGAATATGCTACCGGTGGCGAGCTCTTTGACATAATT GCTAACCATGGTCGAATGAGGGAAGATGAGGCAAGGAGGTACTTCCAACAATTAATCAATGCAGTTGATTATTGTCATAGCAGGGGTGTGTACCACCGGGATCTAAAA CCTGAAAATTTACTGCTCGATTCATATGGAAACCTGAAGGTCTCTGACTTTGGGCTGAGCGCGCTATCTCAGCAGATCAAG GATGATGGATTGCTGCACACAACTTGTGGAACTCCGAACTATGTTGCACCAGAG GTCCTTGAAGATCAAGGCTATGACGGTGCAATGGCTGATTTGTGGTCATGTGGAGTTATCCTGTTTGTTCTGCTAGCAGGGTATTTGCCTTTTGAGGACTCTAATCTTATGACGTTGTATAAGAAA ATATCAAATGCAGAATTTACATTTCCACCGTGGACGTCTTTTCCTGCGAAGAGGTTGTTAACAAGAATCCTTGATCCGAATCCAATGACG AGAATAACAATATCTGAAATATTAGAGGATGAGTGGTTCAAAAAGGGCTACAAGCGCCCGGAATTTGACGAAAAATATGACACCACATTGGATGATGTGGATGCTGTCTTCAACGATTCAGAA GAGCACCACGTgacagaaaagaaagaagaagagccagTAGCTCTGAATGCATTTGAACTGATTTCAATGTCAGCAGGCCTAAATCTTGGAAACTTATTCGACGCAGAACAG GAATTCAAAAGAGAAACAAGGTTCACCTCAAAATGTCCACCCAAGGAAATTGTTCGCAAGATTGAGGAAGCTGCAAAACCTCTAGGATTCGATGTTCAGAAGAAAAATTACAAG TTGAGGCTCGAAAAGGTGAAAGCAGGGAGGAAAGGAAACCTCAATGTTGCTACTGAG ATACTACAAGTCGCACCGTCTCTTCATATGGTAGAAGTCCGAAAAGCAAAAGGCGACACTCTGGAATTCCATAAA TTCTACAAGAACCTTTCCAAGACCTTAAAGGACGTTGTCTGGAAATCCGAGGATCTGCAAATGCAACCTGCTGCTTAG
- the LOC112886002 gene encoding neo-calmodulin-like isoform X1: MDVVEQQLSKQQIEEFREAFSLFDKDGDGTITTKELGTVMGSLGQSPTEEELQEMVKEVDADGSGAIDFQEFLTLLARQMRESSGADEEELREAFRVFDQDQNGFISRDELRHVLQNLGERLSDEELAEMLREADVDGDGQINYTEFAKVMLAKLELETAEPAMPSLLKNGYRVCRWVLAFRILQVGRQVKRRRRRHQEMEGHGSDSDHAKTTCPSCTIL; encoded by the exons ATGGACGTGGTGGAGCAGCAGCTGTCCAAGCAGCAGATCGAGGAGTTCCGGGAGGCCTTCAGCCTGTTCGACAAAGATGGCGACG GGACGATCACGACCAAGGAGCTGGGCACGGTGATGGGTTCGCTGGGGCAGAGCCCGACGGAGGAGGAGCTGCAGGAGATGGTGAAGGAGGTGGACGCCGACGGCAGCGGCGCCATCGACTTCCAGGAGTTCCTGACCCTCCTGGCGCGCCAGATGCGCGAGTCCAGCGGcgccgacgaggaagagctCCGCGAGGCCTTCCGCGTCTTCGACCAGGACCAGAACGGCTTCATCTCCCGCGACGAGCTCCGCCACGTCCTCCAGAACCTCGGCGAGCGCCTCTCCGACGAGGAGCTCGCCGAGATGCTCCGCGAGGCCGACGTCGACGGCGACGGCCAGATCAACTACACCGAGTTCGCAAAGGTCATGCTGGCCAA GCTCGAATTGGAGACAGCGGAACCGGCCATGCCGTCGCTCCTGAAAAACGGATACCGCGTCTGTCGCTGGGTTCTTGCATTTCGGATCTTGCAAGTCGGCCGCCAAGTTAAACGCCGACG GCGAAGGCACCAGGAGATGGAAGGCCATGGGAGTGACTCAGATCACGCTAAGACCACCTGCCCCTCATGTACTATCCTCTGA
- the LOC112886002 gene encoding neo-calmodulin-like isoform X2 — MDVVEQQLSKQQIEEFREAFSLFDKDGDGTITTKELGTVMGSLGQSPTEEELQEMVKEVDADGSGAIDFQEFLTLLARQMRESSGADEEELREAFRVFDQDQNGFISRDELRHVLQNLGERLSDEELAEMLREADVDGDGQINYTEFAKVMLAKRRHQEMEGHGSDSDHAKTTCPSCTIL, encoded by the exons ATGGACGTGGTGGAGCAGCAGCTGTCCAAGCAGCAGATCGAGGAGTTCCGGGAGGCCTTCAGCCTGTTCGACAAAGATGGCGACG GGACGATCACGACCAAGGAGCTGGGCACGGTGATGGGTTCGCTGGGGCAGAGCCCGACGGAGGAGGAGCTGCAGGAGATGGTGAAGGAGGTGGACGCCGACGGCAGCGGCGCCATCGACTTCCAGGAGTTCCTGACCCTCCTGGCGCGCCAGATGCGCGAGTCCAGCGGcgccgacgaggaagagctCCGCGAGGCCTTCCGCGTCTTCGACCAGGACCAGAACGGCTTCATCTCCCGCGACGAGCTCCGCCACGTCCTCCAGAACCTCGGCGAGCGCCTCTCCGACGAGGAGCTCGCCGAGATGCTCCGCGAGGCCGACGTCGACGGCGACGGCCAGATCAACTACACCGAGTTCGCAAAGGTCATGCTGGCCAA GCGAAGGCACCAGGAGATGGAAGGCCATGGGAGTGACTCAGATCACGCTAAGACCACCTGCCCCTCATGTACTATCCTCTGA
- the LOC112885997 gene encoding glutamate-rich WD repeat-containing protein 1-like → MGRTIKKAKKAKSKKTKKVEASSSSNPAVAPGPAKVWQPGVDTLEDGEELQFDPEAYNYLRGFDIGWSCLSFDVVRDQLGLVRSEFPHTLYGVAGTQAEKASSNYIGIFKLSNISGKKREPIPASTVDGDTDADTDSSSDEEDEEINEDTKPILHLKKVAHAGCVNRIRSMTQKPHLCATWGDTGHVQVWDLSSFLNSLAEAESGAPAPKEDGIIHKHLPLKVFSGHKDEGYAIDWSPLVTGRLVSGDCNKCIHLWEPTPNNWNVDANPFVGHTASVEDLQWSPTEADVFASCSVDGTIAIWDIRTGKKPCISIKAHKADVNVISWNRLASSMIASGCDDGSFSVRDLRSIQEDSLVAHFEYHKKAVTSIEWSPHEAASLAVTSEDHQLTIWDLSLERDAEEEAEFRAKMKEQANAPEDLPPQLLFVHQGQKDLKELHWHPQIPSMIISTAIDGFNVLMPSNIDTTIPGNTDATMASAES, encoded by the exons AAAGTTGAAGCTTCCTCGTCATCTAATCCTGCGGTTGCCCCTGGTCCGGCCAAG GTCTGGCAACCGGGTGTAGATACACTGGAAGATGGGGAGGAACTCCAGTTTGATCCTGAGGCTTACAATTACCTCCGAGGGTTCGACATTGGCTGGTCTTGCTTGAG TTTTGATGTTGTGCGCGATCAACTTGGACTCGTACGATCAGAATTCCCCCATACATTATATGGTGTTGCTGGAACGCAG GCTGAGAAGGCTTCATCGAATTATATTGGCATTTTCAAGCTTTCTAACATAAGTGGGAAGAAGCGGGAACCTATACCAGCTTCAACAGTTGATGGTGACACTGATGCGGATACTGACAGCAGCAGCGATGAAGAAGATGAAGAAATTAATGAGGATACCAAGCCCATTCTACAT CTAAAAAAGGTGGCTCATGCGGGTTGTGTAAATCGGATACGCTCAATGACTCAAAAACCACATCTATGTGCTACGTGGGGAGATACTGGTCATGTTCAG GTGTGGGACTTGAGCTCCTTCCTTAATTCCTTAGCAGAAGCAGAGTCAGGGGCACCTGCACCCAAAGAAGATGGCATAATCCACAAACACTTGCCTCTGAAAGTATTTAGTGGCCATAAAGATGAGGGATATGCAATTGATTGGAGTCCACTTGTTACTGGAAGACTTGTTTCTG GCGACTGCAATAAATGCATTCACCTGTGGGAACCAACTCCAAACAACTGGAACGTAGATGCAAATCCATTTGTTGGACACACTGCAAGTGTTGAAGATCTACAG TGGAGTCCCACGGAAGCTGATGTATTTGCGTCTTGTTCTGTGGATGGTACGATAGCTATATGGGATATACGTACAGGGAAGAAACCTTGTATTTCTATAAAAGCTCATAAAGCCGATGTGAATGTTATCTCATGGAATAG GCTTGCTAGCTCCATGATAGCTTCAGGGTGTGATGATGGCAGTTTCTCGGTTCGTGATCTCAGATCAATTCAG GAGGACTCATTGGTAGCCCATTTTGAGTACCACAAGAAAGCAGTTACATCTATTGAGTGGAGTCCACATGAAGCGGCATCACTGGCTGTAACGTCTGAAGATCATCAACTCAC AATATGGGACCTTTCACTGGAAAGAGATGCAGAAGAGGAGGCTGAGTTCAGAGCGAAGATGAAGGAGCAGGCGAATGCACCTGAAGATTTACCCCCACAACTTCTCTTTGTTCATCAG GGCCAGAAAGACTTGAAAGAACTGCATTGGCACCCACAGATACCCTCGATGATTATATCTACAGCAATTGACGGCTTTAATGTGTTGATGCCCAGCAACATTGATACAACCATTCCTGGCAACACTGATGCAACCATGGCATCTGCTGAGTCATAG